Proteins co-encoded in one Halococcoides cellulosivorans genomic window:
- a CDS encoding class I SAM-dependent methyltransferase, with translation MPTGASSVSQSNRWNRMRYRVYAPIYDLAVRPFRAARERAIDGLEFESGDRVLVVGCGPGPDLDHLPAGVGVIAVDLTPAMVRRAATRSSTHDVSAAIADAAALPIADDSVDAVLAHLVLSVVADPTRVVAEIARVCQPDGQISILDKFVAPGTDGSLVRRAIDPVARLAFSTLTLDLDRLIDGSGLRIDHRDRSIAGLYTIARARPESTGG, from the coding sequence ATGCCGACGGGAGCGAGTAGCGTGAGCCAGTCGAACCGCTGGAATCGGATGCGATACCGGGTCTACGCACCGATCTACGATCTCGCCGTCCGGCCGTTTCGGGCGGCCCGCGAGCGGGCGATCGACGGCCTCGAGTTCGAATCGGGCGATCGCGTCCTCGTCGTCGGCTGTGGCCCCGGCCCGGATCTCGACCATCTGCCCGCCGGCGTGGGCGTGATCGCGGTCGATTTGACGCCCGCGATGGTCCGTCGAGCGGCGACTCGATCGAGCACTCACGACGTGAGCGCGGCGATCGCGGACGCGGCCGCCCTGCCGATCGCCGACGACTCGGTCGACGCCGTCCTCGCCCATCTCGTGCTCTCGGTGGTGGCCGATCCGACGCGGGTCGTGGCCGAGATCGCCCGGGTCTGTCAGCCCGACGGGCAGATCTCGATTCTCGACAAGTTCGTCGCACCGGGCACCGACGGATCGCTGGTCAGGCGTGCGATCGATCCCGTCGCTCGACTCGCGTTTTCGACGCTCACGCTCGATCTCGATCGACTGATCGACGGGAGTGGGCTCAGAATCGACCACCGCGACCGCTCGATTGCCGGCCTGTACACGATCGCCCGTGCGCGACCGGAATCGACTGGCGG